Part of the Candidatus Omnitrophota bacterium genome, TTTTGTTAATGATCCGTCTCGGGCAATCAGGGAGATCCGTGAATTGAAGCAATTAGACCTGGATAAAGACGGCTCAATAGATTCTTTTGAACTTGAGCAGCTTAAAAACAAGAACCTGAAGCTTAATCTCAGCGATAGGTTCATGGAAGCTTTAAGCACTCATCCTAATATGCTTAAAAGGATAAAGCAATTATCCAGTTACAAAGCATAACAAGCTGTAGAATTAAGAGTTAAGGCTGTTTAACCAGGGCCAGAATGACCTTCATATCTGGTCCTTTTTTCTATGAACCATGAACTATGAACCCTGCCTACCGCCTATCTACCGACAGGTAGAGCAGACAGGCATGCACTATGAACCAAATAGGCAGGCAGCCCCATTCTAATTGACAACTTTTAATTTATAATCTATAATTATAACTCTATGGAAATAAACGAGATTATAGAACAAAGGAAAGATAAGCTTAAAGCCTTAAAAGAAAAAGGCGTGGACCCTTTTAGGGGTTCTGCTCCTGTTTCCCGGACAGAAATAGCGGCAGTTGTAAACGGTTTCCAGGAAGGGCTTAAAGTGAGTGTGTGCGGCAGAATATTCGCCAAAAGGCTGCATGGTAAAGTTATATTCTTTGACTTAAGGGATTCAAGCGCGAGGATCCAGCTTTATGCTAAAAAGGATATAATCGGAGATGAAAAATTTGCCTTATTGGAGAACCTGGATATCGCAGATATAATAAACGCCGAGGGCCAGCTTTTTAAAACGCATACCTCGGAGGTTACAATTAAACTTGAAAATTTCGTAGTCTTGTCAAAGGCGCTTCGCCCGCTACCCGAGAAATGGCACGGGTTAAAAGATGTCGAGTTAAGATACCGACAGCGGTACCTTGATATAATTTCAAACGATGAAGTCAGAGAGGTATTTCTTAAGCGCTCAAAAATTGTCACCTCCATAAGGAAATTCCTGGATGATAAAGGCTTTATTGAGGTTGAGACCCCTATGATGCAAAATATCGCAGGAGGGGCCGCGGGCAGGCCGTTTAAGACTTTTCATAACGAATATAGCACTGATTTATACCTCAGGATAGCTCCGGAATTATATCTTAAAAGGCTTCTTGTTGCCGGTATTGATAAAGTGTATGAGATGAACCGTAATTTCCGTAATGAGGGTGTTTCCATAAAACACAATCCGGAATTTACTATGCTTGAGGTATATTCTGCTTATGCAGACTATAAGGCAATGATGGATTTGACGGAAGAGCTGATTACAAATGCCGCGGAATCAGTTATAGGCAAAACGAAATTTGATTATCAGGGAAAAGAAATAGATTTAGCAAGGCCATGGAAGAGATGTTCTTTTGCAGAGATGGTCAAAAGAAAATTTGATATTAACCCCGAAGATGCGTCTGAGTTAATGTTAAAGAAATTGCACGATAGTGGTTTTGCCAGGGAGGCAACAAAACTTAGCCGTTCCCAGATAGCTAAGATAATAGAAGATGTGCTTGAGCAGGAGATGGGCGCAAATCCCACTTTTGTAACGGATTATTTTACATATTTATGCCCGCTGGCAAAAACCAGGCAGGATAATCCTCTTTTATCGGAAAGGTTTGAGCTGTTTATTTCCGGCATGGAAGTCGGTAATGCCTATTCGGAGTTGAACGACCCCATAGAGCAAAGGCAGCGTTTTGAGGAAGAATTAAAGACAATGGATAACACCAAGCAAGTTGACCAGGATTTCGTTTTGGCCCTTGAACATGGTATGCCTCCTGCCGGAGGCTTAGGTATAGGCATAGACAGGTTAGTTATGCTATTGACTAACCAGCCGTCTATAAGAGACGTCATCCTGTTTCCCTTATTAAGGCCAGAACATTCTTAATTTCATGAAAGCGGAAATTTTTATCGGCCTCCGGTATTTATTGACTAAGCGTAAAGAGAAATTTATCTCTTTAATCAGCGTCCTTTCTATGTCGGGGATCGCAATAGGCGTCATGGCTTTGATAGTTGTTATCGGGGTTATGAACGGTTTTGACAGAGAATTAAGGGATAAAATCGTGGGAAATTTTTCCCATATCACAGTCTTCGGCTATGACGGTATAGAATCAATTTCTGCCAGCGCCCTGATTAAAGAAATAAGGTCTAACCCCGGGGTCAGGGATGTTTCAGAATATGTGCAGGGCCAGGTGTTGCTTAAAGAGGGTAATGCTATCTTTGCAGCGGACTTAAAAGGCATAGACCCAGAGCAGGAAATCAAAGTAACAAAAATAAAAGAATATTTAACCAGCGGCGATATCAATAACTTAAGAGGCGATGCCGTGATCATCGGCAGAGAGATGGCCCTTTATCTTGGTGTCGGAGTCGGTTCCTATATAGACACGTATTCTTCTCAGGGTAAATTACGCAAGCTTAAGGTTTGCGGGATATTCAGCTCAGGCATGTATGATTATGATTTAAGGCTGGTATTCGTCAATATAACGACTGCACAGGAAATTTTTGGTATGCCGGATAGGATTAGCGCCCTTGCTGTTAAACTGGATAATCTCTATCTTGCAGACAAAATAAAAGCAGAACTTGGTTCAAAGATAGGGCAGGATTACTATCTTAAAACCTGGATGCAGTTAAATGAAAATTTCTTTGCCGCCCTTAAGCTGGAAAAGATTACGATGTTTTTAATATTGACGTTGATTATATTTGTGGCTGCTTTTAATATT contains:
- a CDS encoding FtsX-like permease family protein, with the translated sequence MKAEIFIGLRYLLTKRKEKFISLISVLSMSGIAIGVMALIVVIGVMNGFDRELRDKIVGNFSHITVFGYDGIESISASALIKEIRSNPGVRDVSEYVQGQVLLKEGNAIFAADLKGIDPEQEIKVTKIKEYLTSGDINNLRGDAVIIGREMALYLGVGVGSYIDTYSSQGKLRKLKVCGIFSSGMYDYDLRLVFVNITTAQEIFGMPDRISALAVKLDNLYLADKIKAELGSKIGQDYYLKTWMQLNENFFAALKLEKITMFLILTLIIFVAAFNIASTLIVMVVEKTKDIGVLRALGMSAKGIRNIFTFVGLFIGTMGTLIGGLSGVALCFILKKYQFIRLPSVYSIDKLPVSIVFWPDIVVIIISALFITLMSTIYPASKAAGFKPVEALRYE
- the lysS gene encoding lysine--tRNA ligase → MEINEIIEQRKDKLKALKEKGVDPFRGSAPVSRTEIAAVVNGFQEGLKVSVCGRIFAKRLHGKVIFFDLRDSSARIQLYAKKDIIGDEKFALLENLDIADIINAEGQLFKTHTSEVTIKLENFVVLSKALRPLPEKWHGLKDVELRYRQRYLDIISNDEVREVFLKRSKIVTSIRKFLDDKGFIEVETPMMQNIAGGAAGRPFKTFHNEYSTDLYLRIAPELYLKRLLVAGIDKVYEMNRNFRNEGVSIKHNPEFTMLEVYSAYADYKAMMDLTEELITNAAESVIGKTKFDYQGKEIDLARPWKRCSFAEMVKRKFDINPEDASELMLKKLHDSGFAREATKLSRSQIAKIIEDVLEQEMGANPTFVTDYFTYLCPLAKTRQDNPLLSERFELFISGMEVGNAYSELNDPIEQRQRFEEELKTMDNTKQVDQDFVLALEHGMPPAGGLGIGIDRLVMLLTNQPSIRDVILFPLLRPEHS